From a region of the Macrobrachium nipponense isolate FS-2020 chromosome 3, ASM1510439v2, whole genome shotgun sequence genome:
- the LOC135222109 gene encoding adhesive plaque matrix protein-like, with the protein MESSSTIPPSRRGSNTIPSSSKGSSTAPPSSRGSSTFPPSSRGFSTIPTSSRGSSTISPSSRDSSTISPSSRGSSTIPPSSRGSSTTIPPYSRGSSTSIPPSSRFQYYQFTFVRQFPVLPFHLRARFQNYHPFTFQQKLPYHSPSSERFQYHSTYLQQRFQYLIPPSSRGSSTIPLSSRATTTIPASSRGSNTVQPSNRGSSTIPPSSRGSSTIPPFSRGSSTIRPFSRGSSTIPPSSRGSSTIPPSSTGSRTIPLLAEVPIPFPLQAKLSTEVPLPFHFPAEVPVPLPLPARAETATLCSLA; encoded by the exons ATGGAG TCTTCCAGTACCATTCCACCGTCCCGTAGAGGTTCCAATACCATTCCATCTTCCAGCAAAGGTTCCAGTACCGCTCCACCCTCCAGCAGAGGTTCCAGTACCTTTCCGCCCTCCAGCAGAGGTTTCAGTACCATTCCCACTTCCAGCAGAGGTTCCAGTACCATTTCACCTTCCAGCAGAGATTCCAGTACCATTTCACCTTCCAGCAGAGGTTCTAGTACCATTCCCCCTTCCAGCAGAGGTTCCAGTACTACCATTCCACCTTACAGCAGAGGTTCCAGTACTTCCATTCCACCTTCCAGCAGGTTCCAGTACTACCAGTTCACCTTCGTGAGACAGTTCCCAGTATTACCATTCCACCTTCGAGCGAGGTTCCAGAACTACCACCCATTCACTTTCCAGCAGAAGCTCCCCTACCATTCACCTTCTAGCGAGAGGTTCCAGTACCATTCCACTTACCTCCAGCAGAGGTTCCAGTATCTTATTCCACCTTCCAGCAGAGGTTCCAGTACCATTCCCCTTTCCAGCAGAGCTACCACTACCATTCCCGCTTCCAGCAGAGGTTCAAATACCGTTCAACCTTCCAACAGAGGTTCCAGTACCATTCCCCCTTCCAGCAGAGGTTCCAGTACCATTCCCCCTTTCAGTAGAGGTTCCAGTACCATTCGCCCTTTCAGCAGAGGTTCCAGTACCATCCCCCCTTCCAGCAGAGGTTCCAGTACCATCCCCCCTTCCAGCACAGGTTCCAGAACCATTCCCCTTCTAGCAGAGGTTCCAATACCATTTCCCCTTCAAGCAAAACTATCAACAGAGGTTCCACTACCATTCCACTTTCCAGCAGAGGTTCCAGTACCATTGCCCCTTCCAGCAAGGGCGGAAACCGCGACTCTCTGCTCCCTCGCTTAA
- the LOC135222110 gene encoding ERC protein 2-like, with the protein MFQLYCILLAVLAFIYGDLCASINDLLNFICCQGVDSGFRVPSALVAAAVDSLEPEILDQRNSLTAPSSAFAKPGLVLLAALALAVCWKSGMFGPKGHELDECLESEIMNVSDSEDDMETDLSNSEDDMEIDLSDSEDGMETDMSESLNDLETNLSDSEDDNDTYMSESVNELETDVSEVSRLDNSLDLEDLEDTKEEQERDMLEVSRLKDSLDMEDLEMPSLEESPPDMEEPDIPEEEGELEEIHLPRLHQEEPDVVKQNLAEALESSQVYGNKMEHLWKEAQEEIVRLQNQLVDKDKLLETSAQEGAGLKREIENVYLEKEHVLTEKRRLEGDLELALDRGERIENMNKELKEKSESLESQLEANNVLLKKRDEKEREKQNFFQQALVAKEGELESAIKKKTELGLKLKQIETSNQKLVSEKEYFEWLIEGYKDAVAQKKKEVDHIQEVLGRIATESGKDRETLEVIKSENVKLRELATDLQDRNCEFEKNLVDETHKNLILTDKVQSLELLLDQKESGLVSATEILTAERANTEILAAELKKMKNWVSELGVENAKYKEQLEEKEAEVTKVKKELDNGKITTQTLAGEAQVMKNWVAELGGENTKLQEKVDENQLQINSLKKSLRREKQRNRVLQDALHHEKEMENLLKEEKKRGNEMETSLRTLEVEFHNRDLQRENLLNTERKLRCEIAEKLGVALNHRKELESLLEEAEEKVRKLAKDFEEEVQKREAQKLDFLGKEQQLKGKMLTLESRLQNAENLLMKEERENLHWQQRLQEKDKEVETLRKDEEDHQEQMKEMEDKLQNLSKERNSLIEAVEKQSRECHL; encoded by the coding sequence ATGTTTCAGCTTTATTGCATATTACTTGCGGTATTAGCATTCATCTACGGAGACTTATGCGCTTCAATCAACGACTTGTTAAATTTCATTTGTTGTCAAGGAGTCGACAGTGGTTTCCGAGTACCTAGTGctcttgttgctgctgctgttgattCTCTTGAACCTGAAATTTTGGACCAGCGGAACAGCTTGACGGCGCCATCCTCTGCCTTTGCCAAACCTGGTTTGGTCTTGTTGGCAGCCCTGGCGCTTGCTGTTTGCTGGAAATCTGGAATGTTTGGACCGAAAGGTCATGAATTGGATGAATGTCTGGAAAGCGAAATAATGAATGTGAGCGATAGTGAGGATGACATGGAAACTGATTTGAGTAATAGTGAAGATGACATGGAAATTGATTTGAGCGATAGTGAGGATGGCATGGAAACTGATATGAGCGAAAGTTTGAATGATTTGGAAACTAATTTGAGCGATAGTGAGGATGATAATGATACCTATATGAGCGAAAGTGTGAATGAACTTGAAACTGATGTAAGTGAAGTATCTAGACTGGATAATAGCCTAGATTTAGAAGACCTGGAAGATACTAAggaggaacaagaaagagatatGCTCGAAGTATCTAGACTGAAAGATAGTCTAGATATGGAAGACCTGGAAATGCCTAGCCTGGAAGAGAGTCCTCCCGACATGGAAGAACCAGATATCCctgaggaggaaggagagctggAAGAAATCCATTTGCCAAGACTACATCAAGAAGAACCAGATGTAGTAAAACAGAACTTAGCAGAAGCTCTGGAAAGCAGTCAAGTTTAcggaaataaaatggaacatctctGGAAGGAAGCACAGGAGGAGATTGTGCGGCTTCAGAACCAACTTGTGGACAAAGACAAGTTGCTGGAAACGAGCGCACAGGAGGGCGCAGGACTGAAGAGAGAAATCGAGAACGTCTACCTTGAAAAGGAACATGTTCTGACTGAAAAACGGCGCCTAGAAGGAGATTTGGAACTGGCTCTAGATCGAGGAGAGAGGATAGAGAACATGAATAAAGAACTGAAGGAAAAATCAGAGTCTCTAGAGAGCCAGTTAGAGGCAAATAACGTCTTGCTAAAGAAAAgggatgaaaaggagagagaaaagcaaaattTCTTCCAACAGGCTTTGGTCGCAAAGGAAGGAGAACTGGAGAGtgccataaagaaaaaaactgagcTGGGCCTCAAACTGAAACAAATAGAAACTTCCAATCAAAAGCTTGTTTCAGAGAAAGAATATTTCGAGTGGCTGATAGAAGGCTACAAGGATGCCGTAgcccagaagaagaaggaagttgaCCACATACAAGAAGTACTCGGACGTATAGCGACAGAGTCTGGGAAGGACCGAGAAACACTTGAGGTCATTAAATCAGAAAACGTGAAACTCAGGGAGCTGGCAACTGACCTTCAAGACAGAAATTGTGAATTTGAGAAGAACCTAGTAGACGAGACCCATAAAAACTTGATATTAACGGACAAAGTTCAGTCGCTAGAATTGCTTTTGGACCAAAAAGAATCTGGGCTGGTCTCAGCAACAGAAATTCTGACTGCAGAAAGAGCGAACACTGAGATTTTGGCCGCAGAACTCAAAAAGATGAAGAACTGGGTCTCAGAACTAGGTGTAGAAAATGCAAAGTATAAAGAACAGTTGGAGGAAAAAGAAGCTGAAGTGACTAAAGTGAAGAAAGAGTTAGACAATGGAAAGATCACCACCCAAACTCTGGCTGGAGAAGCCCAGGTTATGAAGAACTGGGTTGCAGAGTTAGGAGGAGAGAACACCAAGCTTCAGGAAAAGGTAGACGAAAACcaactgcaaataaattcacttaAGAAATCTTTAAGGAGGGAGAAACAGAGGAACAGAGTTCTACAGGATGCTCTCCATCATGAGAAGGAGATGGAAAACTTgttgaaggaagaaaagaagaggggAAATGAGATGGAAACTTCCCTCAGAACATTAGAAGTAGAATTCCATAATAGGgacctccaaagagaaaacttactaaacacagaaagaaaactgAGATGTGAAATAGCAGAGAAACTAGGCGTCGCTCTCAATCACAGGAAGGAACTGGAAAGCTTGCTGGAAGAGGCAGAAGAGAAGGTGAGAAAACTTGCAAAAGATTTCGAGGAAGAGGTCCAGAAAAGGGAGGCCCAAAAACTAGATTTCTTGGGCAAAGAACAACAACTCAAAGGAAAAATGCTAACGTTGGAAAGCAGATTGCAAAATGCTGAAAATCTTCTGATGAAAGAGGAGAGGGAAAATTTACACTGGCAGCAAAGGTTACAGGAAAAGGACAAAGAAGTAGAGACGCTGAGGAAAGATGAGGAGGACCATCAAGAACAAATGAAGGAGATGGAGGACAAACTGCAAAATCTCTCCAAGGAGAGAAACAGTCTGATCGAAGCAGTCGAAAAACAGTCGAGGGAATGCCACCTTTGA